CTGATCGAGATCGTGAGCGAGCCGGACCTGCGCTCCCCCGAGGAGGCGCGCACCTATCTGACGCGGCTCAAGCAGGCGCTGCAGTATCTGGACGTGAGCGACTGCGACATGGAGAAGGGCAGCCTGCGCGTGGACGCGAACGTGTCGGTGCGGCCAGCGGGCTCCGAGACGCTGGGCACGCGCACCGAGGTCAAGAACCTCAACTCGTTCGCGCACGTGGAGCACGCGCTCCGCTTCGAGGCCGGCCGCCAGGCGGCGCTGCTCGCCGAGGGCGGGCGGGTGGTCCACGAAACGCGCCTATGGGACGCCAACAAGGGTGAGGCGCGGCCCATGCGCGGCAAGGAGGAGTCGCACGACTACCGCTACTTCCCCGAGCCCGACCTGCCGCCGCTGACGCTGTCCGAGCACGCCGTCTCGGGCGCCCGCGACCGGCTGCCCGAGATGCCCGACGCGCGCGCGCGTCGGTTCCGCGATGAGCTGGGTCTGCCCGACTACGACGCCGAGGTGCTGACCGCCAGCCGGGAGCACGCGGACTTCTTCGAGTCGGTGGCGCGGCTGGCCGGGGACGCCAAGGCCGCCAGCAACTGGACGATGGGCGACGTGCTGGCCTGGACGAACGAGACCGGCAGGTCGATCGGGGAATTCCCCGCGCCGCCCCAACACCTCGCCGAGCTGATCGGCCTCGTGGCGGACGGGACGCTGTCGTCCACCGCCGCGCGCGGGGTGTTCGCGCTGATGCTGGAGCGCGGCCAGCCGCCGGCCGACATCGTCGCCGCCGAGGGGCTGGCGCAGGTGAGCGACGAAGGGGCGCTCGCGTCGTGGGTCGCCGAGGCGCTTGCGGCGCACCCCGAAGAGGCGGCGCGCCTGCGCGGCGGCGAGGCCAAGCTGGTCGGGTTCTTCATGGGCCACGTGATGCGGCTGTCGGGGGGCAAGGCGGATCCCAAGCAGGCGAGCCGGATGCTGCGGGAGGAAGCGCAGAGCTAGGCGTGCGCGGGACTCCGCTCAGGCCGCCTCGGTGGCCTGCCAGTAGCCGAGGGACTCCCTGGGCAGCGGAAAGAAGTCGTCCGCGAGCTCCCTCAGCCGCTCCGGCCCCGGGCCCTTGGGTTCGCGCAGCGCGATGCGGCGGATCTTCTTGGCGAGCTGCAGGTTGAAGTGGCCCACCGGATCCAGGTCCGCGGCGCGCGAATCGGCGCCCCGCAGCAGGTTGTCCACCACCGAATCGAACGCGGGCGCCAGGTAGCTCTCCATTTCCTCGTCGGTCAGCTTCCAGCGCGACCGCTTGAGCACCTGGTCGAACACCGCCCTCCAGCGGTCGTTGTCCTGCGCCCGTATCATCCCGCGGAAGATCCTCCGGTTGGTCTGGAACGAGAAGATGGTCGCGCTGAGGACCTGGTCGAACAGCGCGTCGGCGGCCGAGTGGTCGTACTCGATGACGACCTCGCGCGCTCGGGCGCTGTACGGTTCGCCCAGTTGGGCGTCCAGGCGCGACTCCCAGTACGTGTGTCCCAGCGCCTTTGTGGAGCTCGTCAGCAGAAGCTGGCGCGGCACGAAGAAGTTGTGCGCGACCGTGTCCGCGGCCAGGTGGCTGACGTAGCCCAGTCCCACCGCCTTCAGCGCGTCGGTGGCGGCCTCTTCGACTATCTCGCGCCCCACGTGCCAGAAGTGGCAGTGCCTGCCGACGGGGGCGTACTTCTTGGCCAGCGAAATGTCGGCCGCGATCGAGCCGTACAGGAAGCTGCGCGGGTGCGCGGCCAGCAGCGTGGCGATGTGCGCCGGCAGCAGGTGCAGCGAGCCCAGCAGCCGCTCGCCGAGGAAGATGTGGGTGGCCGGGCCGAACGCGTAGAGCGGGCCCGCGCTGAGCGCCAGCCCCGCGACCGCCAGCGTCCCCGCCGCGGCCACCAGGATCAGCGCGCGCAGCGCACCGCGCTCCCCACGCGTGGACCGCCGGGTCCGCCCCTCGACCCGTCTACGTCGCGCCGGCGCCGGGTCCAACGGCCGTCGTTCCAACGTTTCGAACTGCGCCCGGGCTCAGGAGCGGCGCATGCGGCGGAAGGTCTTCTCCGCGTCGCGGACCTGCTCCTTCAACGCGTCGGCGAGCTCCTCGCGCGCCGAGCGCACGATCTCGGTTACCTCGTCGCGCAGGTCCGACAGCGTCTCGCGACCGTCCGCCACCGCTTCGCCGCCGCGGTCCAGCGCCGCCTCCGCACCCGCCCGCGCCCGCTCGGCCGTTTGCGCGGCCTTCTTCCGGTAGGGCTCCAGCGTGCGCAGCAGCTTCTCCTTGCGGGTGGGCGGCTCGCGGCGCAGCAGCCACGCGGCCACTACGCCCAGCACCGCGCCCACGCCGAGCGCGGCCAGAAACTCGCTCGTGTCCCGTTCGGGCATGTCCATCTCCGACTCCTCCAGGAATATCCTTCTCGCGCCGCCGTGGAGGCCGCGCTCCTGATACCGCTACCGGCTCGTGCAGGCGGGAGCTCGAGCCCGCCGCCTACTGGTACCTCCAGCGCCCCAGGTCGATCCCCGCTCACCCCTCTTCCTTGTCCGGCTCGCGGGCGCGCGCCGACGCCGGGAAGTCCGCGAGCACAACGGTTTCCTCGCGCGTCACCACGGCCGCCTCGCGGTGCGGGCTGAGCTCGCCGGCGCGACGCAGCACGCCGCGGGTCATGAACGCGCCCAGCATCTCGCTGCCCAGCACGCCGAGCACGACGATGCTGAACACGGTGCCGCCCACCGTGCCCGACCCGAGACGCAGCGCCGGATAGCTCAGCGTGATGCTGATCGCCATGGCCAGGCTGATCCCGCCCTGGGGGACCAGACCCAGACCGAGATCGCGGGGCGGCGTGATGCGCAGCGGCACGACGGCGCCAGACAGCCAGCCGGCGGCGCCCTTGGCCACGATGCGGAGCGCCACGTAGCCCGCCGCCAGCGGCAGCACCAGCCAACTGGGAAACTCGAGCAGCGCGCCCGCGAGCAGCAGCAGGATGACGTACACCGTCTTCTCCCACTCCTGCAGCACGCGGTACACGCGGCTGCGCAGCGGCGACGTGTTGGCTATGACGGTGCCCGCGATGCCGCACACGTAGAGCGGGGACAGGCCCAGGTACTGCGCCGCGCCCGCGCCGAAGACCGCGAGCCCCAGCAGGAACAGGAACAGCTCCTCGCGGTGCGGCCGTGGGCGACTCAGGAGCAGGAACAGGACGCCCAGCGTCACGCCCAGAATGGTGGCCGAGCCCAGCACCAACGCCGCGTCCAGCCAGGTGCCGGTGGGCGCCACCTGGCCGGGTCGGTGCAGCGCATAGTTGAGCTGTAGAGCGGCTATGCCGACCATCGCGTCCAGGCTCGCGATGAAGAAGAGCAACTGGGTCAGGCGCCCGCGCACCTGGAAGGTGTCGCTGAGGAGCGCGATGGCGGCCGGCGTGGAGATGCACGCGGTGGCGGCGGCGGCCACGATGGCGGTGCGCACGGCGGGCCCGTAGGTGAGCACGCCGCGGTTCGCCAGGAGCGCGGCTACGCCCAGGCCGAGGCCCAGGAACAGGAGGAACGCGACCACGCCCTGCGCCAGCGCCAGCGCCATGAAGCGTCCCGGGAACTCGCGCAGGTGCCTGCGGTCGACCTGGAGCCCGAAGAGCAGCCCGATCCAGCCGAGCCCCAGCGCCAGGAACGGGTCCAGCTGCCGCAGCAGGTCCCGCCCCAGCACGCCCAGCCCGTGCGAGCCGAGCAGGAACCCGAGCAGCAGCATGTGCATGCCGGTGACGATCAGCAGGCGAGGCCCCAGCTTGCCCGTCCAGATGAACAGGGACAGGCGCGCCCCGGCCAGGCCGAGGAGCAGCAGGACGAGAATGCCGACGAGGGGAGTCACGGGGAGGGCCGGTGGGCGCGCGCCGCGGCGTTAGTGGACTGGAACGGATGAGTACTTGGCATTCGAGGGGCGATGCATCCCGCCCGGGGTCGTTTGGACTCCTCGCAATAGCCCTGCTATTGCTCGTCCTCCCGCCTCGCCGGATCGAGCGCCTCGCCCCTCTCGCTGCTCAATTATCATCCGCTACAGTCCACTAGGAGGCGTCCTCGCCCAACTCAGGGGCGAGGCCCTTGACCCGGAGCACCGGCACGGTGAATACGATCCCGGTCGCGGGGTCGTCCAGGTCTCCACAGATTTCGGTAAGCAGCGCGATGGCACCGTCCACCTTGGACTCATCGTCGATCACGCTGAAGATGGTTTGGTTCTTGGGGCGGGATCGCGCGATCAGAGTCTGCAAGCCCGCGAAGATCGGGATATCGTGGGTGAGCACGCGCCCCATGCCCTCGGTGTTCACGATGGTCGCGCCCGTGATGCCCAACTCGAGGAAGCCGGACACGATTTCGTCCAGTTTTTCCTCCTGGTTGATCACGGCGACCAGAAGCTGCATGGGCGACCTCGACCCGGGGGACTGCGGATGAAAAGAGCGCCGAGCCCCGTCGAGGTCGGCCGCGCCCTATGTTGAGACGGGCCGCCGAGATGTGTCAAGGTGGCGGACAGCGACGGGCCCCGATCCTGCGTCGGGCGAGTACACTCGATCCGCGACACCGGAGCGAACGACCCACATGCCCAGATTCGTCGTCGAAGGCGGCAACGCGCTGAGCGGCCGCGTGCGGCCGGCCGGCAACAAGAACGCGGCGTTGCCCATGATCGCCGCGTGCGCGCTCACCGCCGAGGAAGTCCACCTGGAGAACGTTCCGGAGATAGAGGACGTGCGCACACTGCTGGGCCTGCTGCGGTCGATGGGGGCCGAGGCAGACTTCGCCGAGGCCGGCGTGGTGCGGGTTCGGGCGACCGAGCTGGACCCGGCGCGCATGGATCCAGCGCTCGCTTCGCGCATCAGGGGATCCATCCTGCTCGCCGGTCCCATCCTGGCCCGGCACGGCTCCATGCGGCTGCCGCCTCCGGGCGGAGACGTGATCGGCCGCCGGCGCGTGGACACCCACTTCCTGGCGCTGCGCAAGCTGGGCGCCGAGGTGGACCAGGAGCGGGACTACCGGCTGCACGCAGAGCGCCTGCGTGGCGCCGACATATTCCTGGACGAGCCCAGCGTGACCGCCACCGAGAACGCCCTGATGGCGGCCGTGCTGGCGGGCGGACACACGCGCCTCCGAAACGCCGCGGCTGAGCCCCACGTACAGGATCTGTGCGCGATGCTCGTGGGCATGGGCGCGCGCATAGAGGGCACCGGTACCTCCACCCTCCAGATCGAAGGCGTGGACGAGTTGCGTGGCGGGCGATATCGGGTCGGCAGCGATCACATCGAGGTGGGATCGTTCATCGGGTTGGCGGCCATGACCGGGGGCGAGATCACCATCGAGGACGCAGCCGTGGAGCACCTGGATTCCACGCTGCTGGGCTTCGAGCGGTTGGGCATCGCGTGCGAGGCTCGGGGCTCCGACCTGCACGTTGCGGCGGATCAGGAGCTGGAGATCCACACGGACCTGGGCGGGCACATCCCCAAGATCGACGACGGGCCGTGGCCGGCGTTCCCGGCCGACCTGACGTCCATCGCGCTGGTGGTCGCGACGCAGTGCCGCGGCACGATCCTGATCCACGAGAAGATGTTCGAGTCGCGCATGTTCTTCGTGGACAAGATCATCGGCATGGGGGCCAACATCGTGCTGTGCGACCCGCACCGGGCGGTGGTGGTGGGTCCCTCGCGGCTGCGCGGGGGATCGGTCGAGAGCCCCGACATCAGGGCCGGCATGGCTCTCCTGCTGGCGGCGCTGGCCGCCAAGGGAGAGAGCCAGATTCGCAACATCGGCCAGATCGAGCGCGGCTACGAGCGCATCGACGAGCGGCTGAGGTCGCTGGGCGCGGTCATTCGCCGCGAAGACGGTGGTGGGGCGAGCGCGTAGTCAGTACGAGGAGTGGGATCGGCGCGGCCTTGGACGCCGCGATTCAAACGGACACGGAGGCGGACATGGCGGACGAGAACGGTGGCTCACGCAAGGGAGGCCCCGGCGAAACGGTGCGGGACGGCATTCGCTCCGGAATCGGGATCCTGATCGCGATGAAGGAAGCGCTCGAGGAGACCATCTCGGATCTGCGCGACCGCGGAGAGCTGACCCCGGAAGCCGCGAAGGAGACCATCAAGACGACCATGAAGAAGGCGCAGGAGAAGGCCGAGTCGTTCGTCTCCGAAACCCGTGAGCGTCTGGACTTCGTGCCGCGCGCGGACTTCGACGAGCTGCGCGCGGAGGTCGAGCGCCTGCGCGCCAAGCTCGCCGACAAGCTGCAGAGCGGCGACGACGGCGACGACGCCGGTGAAGACGTCCCCGTCGACGGCGACTAGTGTTACCGTCCGCTAACGGCCCTTGAGCGCGTCGGCCGCGCGCCAGCAGCCCGGGGCCCCGCGCCCGGGACCCGCGGTCAGGACGGTGGCCGAGGTGCCGGCGCCGGGTGAGCCGCCCCGCGTCGTCCACCCCGAATGGGCGCGCGCGCTGCCCTGGCTCGCG
The genomic region above belongs to Gemmatimonadota bacterium and contains:
- the gatB gene encoding Asp-tRNA(Asn)/Glu-tRNA(Gln) amidotransferase subunit GatB, with the translated sequence MHGFEPVIGLEVHVQLATTAKMFCGDRYEFGAEPNTRVCPVCLGMPGALPTVNQEAVELAVRAAVGLACTVHQTSVFARKNYFYPDLPKGYQITQFDRPLATGGRLELSDGGHSVRIRRIHMEEDAGKSLHDRLDGRTAVDLNRAGVPLIEIVSEPDLRSPEEARTYLTRLKQALQYLDVSDCDMEKGSLRVDANVSVRPAGSETLGTRTEVKNLNSFAHVEHALRFEAGRQAALLAEGGRVVHETRLWDANKGEARPMRGKEESHDYRYFPEPDLPPLTLSEHAVSGARDRLPEMPDARARRFRDELGLPDYDAEVLTASREHADFFESVARLAGDAKAASNWTMGDVLAWTNETGRSIGEFPAPPQHLAELIGLVADGTLSSTAARGVFALMLERGQPPADIVAAEGLAQVSDEGALASWVAEALAAHPEEAARLRGGEAKLVGFFMGHVMRLSGGKADPKQASRMLREEAQS
- a CDS encoding zinc dependent phospholipase C family protein; translation: MDPAPARRRRVEGRTRRSTRGERGALRALILVAAAGTLAVAGLALSAGPLYAFGPATHIFLGERLLGSLHLLPAHIATLLAAHPRSFLYGSIAADISLAKKYAPVGRHCHFWHVGREIVEEAATDALKAVGLGYVSHLAADTVAHNFFVPRQLLLTSSTKALGHTYWESRLDAQLGEPYSARAREVVIEYDHSAADALFDQVLSATIFSFQTNRRIFRGMIRAQDNDRWRAVFDQVLKRSRWKLTDEEMESYLAPAFDSVVDNLLRGADSRAADLDPVGHFNLQLAKKIRRIALREPKGPGPERLRELADDFFPLPRESLGYWQATEAA
- a CDS encoding cation:proton antiporter, with translation MTPLVGILVLLLLGLAGARLSLFIWTGKLGPRLLIVTGMHMLLLGFLLGSHGLGVLGRDLLRQLDPFLALGLGWIGLLFGLQVDRRHLREFPGRFMALALAQGVVAFLLFLGLGLGVAALLANRGVLTYGPAVRTAIVAAAATACISTPAAIALLSDTFQVRGRLTQLLFFIASLDAMVGIAALQLNYALHRPGQVAPTGTWLDAALVLGSATILGVTLGVLFLLLSRPRPHREELFLFLLGLAVFGAGAAQYLGLSPLYVCGIAGTVIANTSPLRSRVYRVLQEWEKTVYVILLLLAGALLEFPSWLVLPLAAGYVALRIVAKGAAGWLSGAVVPLRITPPRDLGLGLVPQGGISLAMAISITLSYPALRLGSGTVGGTVFSIVVLGVLGSEMLGAFMTRGVLRRAGELSPHREAAVVTREETVVLADFPASARAREPDKEEG
- the murA gene encoding UDP-N-acetylglucosamine 1-carboxyvinyltransferase → MPRFVVEGGNALSGRVRPAGNKNAALPMIAACALTAEEVHLENVPEIEDVRTLLGLLRSMGAEADFAEAGVVRVRATELDPARMDPALASRIRGSILLAGPILARHGSMRLPPPGGDVIGRRRVDTHFLALRKLGAEVDQERDYRLHAERLRGADIFLDEPSVTATENALMAAVLAGGHTRLRNAAAEPHVQDLCAMLVGMGARIEGTGTSTLQIEGVDELRGGRYRVGSDHIEVGSFIGLAAMTGGEITIEDAAVEHLDSTLLGFERLGIACEARGSDLHVAADQELEIHTDLGGHIPKIDDGPWPAFPADLTSIALVVATQCRGTILIHEKMFESRMFFVDKIIGMGANIVLCDPHRAVVVGPSRLRGGSVESPDIRAGMALLLAALAAKGESQIRNIGQIERGYERIDERLRSLGAVIRREDGGGASA